The sequence AATCTACATTGCCGGCGCTATTCTGGCAGGTAGGTTTTGTGGGAGGTTTCCTGGCCTTTCTTTATTTTATACGCACAGGAGACCCTGTAAATATCCTCAGTTATGGTTGTGGACTCTTTCCCTCCATAGCAAATCTACGCATCATATATAAGAAATCACGTCTTTCGGAGTTTCACAACCCCAGCTACTTCATATCTGCGGGAGAAGCTAGTGGTGACACTTTAGGCAGCGACCTTCTTCGCCATATCAAAGCTCTTAATCCTGATCAGCGTTGTTTTGGTGTTGGAGGACCTTTAATGCGCAAAGAAGGTCTTGAGCCTCTAATCCACATGGAAGAGTTCCAAGTGTCAGGCTTCTTAGAAATCCTAACCTCTATCTTCACTCTAGTTAAGAAATACCGAAAGCTATACAAAGCTATTCTTAAAGAAAATCCTGAGATAGTCTTCTGCATAGATTTCCCAGACTTTCATTTTTTCCTTATTAAAAAGCTAAGAAAATGCGGTTATACAGGAAAAATCGTTCACTATGTCTGTCCGAGTATTTGGGCATGGCGACCTAAAAGAAAAAAGATCCTAGAAAAGTATTTAGATACACTTTTGCTCATACTTCCTTTTGAAAATGAGCTTTTCACAGATTCTCCTTTAAAAACGATCTATTTAGGACATCCTTTAGTAAAGACGATATCGAATTTCCAACACTGTGCATCCTGGAAACAAGAACTCGCTATTTCTGATCAACCTATTGTTGCGCTATTTCCAGGTAGCCGACCTGGGGATATTCTCAGAAATTTACAAGTACAAATTCGTGCATTTCTTGCCTCATCATTAGCGGAATCACATCAGCTTCTGATATCTTCTTACAACCCGAAACACGATCAAACCATCCTCGATCTCCTAGAAAAGGAAGGTTGTCATGGTAAAATTGTCCCGGAGATGTTCCGTTATCACCTTATGCGAGATTGCGATTGTGCCTTAGCAAAATGTGGAACTATTGTCTTGGAAGCCGCTTTAAATCAAACGCCTACGATTGTCACCTGTCTTCTTCGGCCTTTTGATAGCTTTTTAGCAAAGTATATCTTTAAGATCTTCATGTCTGCATATTCCCTACCCAATATCATTACCAAATCAATTATCTTCCCAGAATTTATAGGAGGTAAATCTGACTTTACTCCTGAAGAAGTAGCAGCAGCTATAGATAGCCTTGCTAATCCTGAATCTAAAGAAAAACAGAAACTGGCGTGTCAGAAACTTCTTGAAACAATGAAAACCAACGTTGTGACGATTCAAGAATGTTTACAAACTATATACTCGTTAAACAGTCGTTTTCATAGAGAAAATGGTTGCTTAGGAAACTACGTCCAGAAGAATGTTAGGCCGAGTTTTTAACTCTTTCAATGTTCTTTTTGACTAAAAGAGGGTAGTGCTTTTCTTCTTACATAGATGGGAACATGGTGAGGGGGAAAAATGAAAATCTGCAGTGATCGAATGAAGTTCACATCTATGCCATCTTTAAGTTATGTTTCAGATTGCTTCGTTTATGAGTGCTTTAATTTCCCGTTCTATCTCCTTGATGTATGATCGTTGACGTTCAATCATCCTATTAGATTCTTTGATCTTTAATTCCAGCCTACAAAGCTCTGCTTCATAAGCTATCCGATTTGCCATATGCATGTGCTGTTCTTCTTGAAGTCGAGTATCACAATCTTCGTTCATTTGTTGCAAAGCAGCTATATAATCTTTAAGCTCAGTGATACAGGCTTCTAGTTCTTTATTTTCAAAGCGCCAAGCATCTTCATTACCGAGGTAGGTAGCCCTGTCTTCTATACAACCTTGTAGAAGAGAATTATATTCATTTTTCATCTCAGTTGCCTCGTTCTTATAATCAAGAGCTTTATTTTGAAGATCTTGAATTTCTGCGAGCAATTTCTGTACTGTGGGTTGATGCTCATCACGTGTAGAAGAATCTACAGCTTTGGCTTTCTTAAAATAAGAAAAAATATGCTTTACTCCTAACCCCAATAAAATTAACCCTAAAATTATTGAAGTTACAGAAATCGCAAAAACAAACGCGGGGAGTAAAGAAGCAAAAGCAGTCACTGCAACGATATGAGAAATGATGAAAACAACATTTATAGCTATCAAAGTAATACGAACTAATAACTGCTTCTTAAAAGAATATGTGGGCAAGGTATCCACACGCGTTTGTTCTGAATTCTTAATAGAAGATACATCATTCATAATCTCAAACACTCCAAATAAAAAATATAGGTAAGTTTTACCCTTTGTTATTCTCAGAATGAGAGATTATATTACTATCCGTAAATTCTTGAATACTAGAAGCATAGGCATCCAATGCATTAGCAAATTCTATTAAGCTATTACCCGTAGGAGTGGTTATTTCATCTTTTTTTGTGCTATCAGTAATCAATAACACGAGATCTTTTAACTTACGTTTCAACGTGATCAATTTTTGATTTAACTCTCGAACACATCCCTGGTTTCGTTCATTATCTGTAAGAAAAAGCTGTAGGCTAGAAATCTGCTCCTGTAATTCAGCGACTTTGTTCGTTAACTCTTCAATTCTCTGATCTTTCAGAAAAATTAACGCGGATTGTTCTTGGCACTCGGATTGCTGCTGAATCAAGTAAAACCTCAGATTACTAGACATAAGTTTTTCCGCCTGTTCAGACTGACGAGCAATTATAGACTCTTTATTAAGCAATTCATTGCTAACCTGAAGTTTCTCTATAACCAGCTGAGAAGTGGCTTGATTTTCCTCTAGAACACGCCTTAACTCGACTAATTCTTTGCGTAAACGAGAAACCGTGTTCTCTAAATAAGAATGCTCTTGAGCCATCGCAGCATATCTATGTGTGAGGCTGTCTAGTTCATCTTGTTTACTCTTTAAGAGAGCCTGCATTTGCAAAGCATCTTCAATCTCCTGATTCTGTTGACTTTGGAGAGGATGGTCTTCTTCTGATAAACAGTTCTGTAAATCCTGTGAGGACGTTTGCAATTCCTGAATAACATTTTCAGATCCTGAAACCTCTGATCTATGAAGACGAGCTAACTGCAAAATAATACAGGAGTGCCCTCCTCCTATGCAGAGAATCAATGTAACGCCGAGAACTATACTAATAAGAATCCCGTTAAAAATTGCAGAAGATAGAGCATGGGATATCACAAGTAATGCTATCCCAGCTGTAATAACAGCTAAACCTAAAATAACTGCGATTATGGAAGTGATAAGAACAACGTGCGGTTTATTAATATTATAACGACTAGAACCTAATGGCTGCGTATCAGCAAGTTCTAAGCGATGGAGAAGTTTCATAAGTTACTCGCCTAAACATAATGTGATAAACAACTAATCCTAAATAGAATAAGTTACGAGTATTCAATATATGTAATGTATTTATTAGCAAGTTAATTATTTCTAGAATTGAGAAAATAGAATATTGACCAAATATAACACAAAAAAAAAGCTCCACACATAAGCAAGGAGCCTTTTTTGATATTTTTAACACCTATAAAATTATCTAGAAAACTCATCTTCAGAAGATAGACTTTCCTCATCATCAGCATTGTTATCTTCTACCACCATATAAGCTATCCCCGATTCCGGGGATCCTATAACATTATTAGCTTCAAACCAATCCGCATGATCATCTTCTTCTTCATTACTCGAAGGCATTTCTATATCCATACTAGCGTCTGCGAGTTGAGATTCTAATTCTCGAGAGAGATTCACAACCTCTCCTTTCATAACAAGTAATTGTTGTTCTAGATCTTCTTTTTCTGCTTCAAATCGATGAAGATCTTCTACACATCTTCCCTCAATATGTTGAGCTCTCTCCAATTGAGAGACTGTTTCTTCTCTAAGACAATCTAACTCCATTTTCTGTTCTTGTAATTGTCTGTTCAACTCTGTCTCCACCACTTCTAAATCCTGTATATGCTGATATAATCTCTCTTGTTCTTCGCGGCTATGCTGCACAGTAGCACGAAGATGAAAAAGGTTATAAATAGCCACACAAATAATTAGAATAGAAGCAATTAAAGTCAGAGTCAGAAAAATAATGTAAAGTGATCCCAATTGAATATGGGAGGCCGCGCGAACAATAATTTGCGCCACAATGACGATTATACTCAAAGCTATCGCAGAAATATTCATCGTGCGATGGCCTTGGAATCCACAAGCAGAAGTCCTGTTTAAATTCATAGCTATGTAATTAGCAACCCCGTTCAAAACTTCCCCTAGAACAAAATGAAAAACACATATGTATTGAGAAACGCAAAAGTTTCGTATGTAGGTAACGCAGGGCTTTGCTGATGCTTA is a genomic window of Chlamydia psittaci 6BC containing:
- the lpxB gene encoding lipid-A-disaccharide synthase, coding for MFPLYLVRILYPIGLIANIFFGFAFTIQWFLSERHKKAYVPKAFWIFSSIGAILMITHGFIQSQFPIALLHGANLVIYFRNLNISSSRKLSLKTTLIILAVTLLLTALPFAIEAYYHPNMQWMASPNIFHLPLPPPNIYWHIIGCFGLFTFSCRFFIQWCYLEMNNQSTLPALFWQVGFVGGFLAFLYFIRTGDPVNILSYGCGLFPSIANLRIIYKKSRLSEFHNPSYFISAGEASGDTLGSDLLRHIKALNPDQRCFGVGGPLMRKEGLEPLIHMEEFQVSGFLEILTSIFTLVKKYRKLYKAILKENPEIVFCIDFPDFHFFLIKKLRKCGYTGKIVHYVCPSIWAWRPKRKKILEKYLDTLLLILPFENELFTDSPLKTIYLGHPLVKTISNFQHCASWKQELAISDQPIVALFPGSRPGDILRNLQVQIRAFLASSLAESHQLLISSYNPKHDQTILDLLEKEGCHGKIVPEMFRYHLMRDCDCALAKCGTIVLEAALNQTPTIVTCLLRPFDSFLAKYIFKIFMSAYSLPNIITKSIIFPEFIGGKSDFTPEEVAAAIDSLANPESKEKQKLACQKLLETMKTNVVTIQECLQTIYSLNSRFHRENGCLGNYVQKNVRPSF
- a CDS encoding IncA family protein, with the translated sequence MKLLHRLELADTQPLGSSRYNINKPHVVLITSIIAVILGLAVITAGIALLVISHALSSAIFNGILISIVLGVTLILCIGGGHSCIILQLARLHRSEVSGSENVIQELQTSSQDLQNCLSEEDHPLQSQQNQEIEDALQMQALLKSKQDELDSLTHRYAAMAQEHSYLENTVSRLRKELVELRRVLEENQATSQLVIEKLQVSNELLNKESIIARQSEQAEKLMSSNLRFYLIQQQSECQEQSALIFLKDQRIEELTNKVAELQEQISSLQLFLTDNERNQGCVRELNQKLITLKRKLKDLVLLITDSTKKDEITTPTGNSLIEFANALDAYASSIQEFTDSNIISHSENNKG
- a CDS encoding IncA family protein; its protein translation is MNDVSSIKNSEQTRVDTLPTYSFKKQLLVRITLIAINVVFIISHIVAVTAFASLLPAFVFAISVTSIILGLILLGLGVKHIFSYFKKAKAVDSSTRDEHQPTVQKLLAEIQDLQNKALDYKNEATEMKNEYNSLLQGCIEDRATYLGNEDAWRFENKELEACITELKDYIAALQQMNEDCDTRLQEEQHMHMANRIAYEAELCRLELKIKESNRMIERQRSYIKEIEREIKALINEAI